In Leishmania braziliensis MHOM/BR/75/M2904 complete genome, chromosome 23, one genomic interval encodes:
- a CDS encoding putative DNA polymerase zeta catalytic subunit, translating to MCTWDAAGHHNRDATTGAVAQHCDTPSSSSLPSCTLHAATSARGDEGHPLNYTAGSLRRSTPWCKRYSQRRACLHVHGVYPSLLLPQYDRNVSAEQLAAQLEAVALRIFARQGTFVPGQQLVHNIRIVRRFNVYGYRPHAHAFYEVELIDPDLLPRVVGVLQNSTEVGGRQWQLYDAHHGYHMQFMVRWRVNGVAPFLLPVERCHVRLPTVLELSENPSILSASLYTAGGLQVLRRRCSDDSDAAKRELREKDEEEHKDSGVMSAQRSQLLFRRRWRPDELDRFTTAEVELDVAGVDLLDHSSALEEVADGAAAAAVKGRRRTVTAGDNLSYTRRIIRHYFREHGMPDALRVADTIVMEHHQRECAHLTAAVSRQRTSPLTATAAAAAVPGSKEGEERQQRRCSSVMQLQRGDPTVRWLRQRMLAYLAERAELNSEVTAARVASSSPKTENGGEASTSMHLAKTNATATWALPLSSTAFRVGSAAKLQEQPAIRQSLLAEYRQPGGATTVPSRQGYRRGATDAVTTHAYTDAHIVVRSSCTHVPNPAAAVAGGDALYVGFSPESLQLSVSQGHARLQQPQPAAAPGNAVAQSVSSSSHLSFFDKISPTTYADVVAAPTQDLLMALAQPSTPPVPSQTSATTTSVAAAATTTPRGSSLKEEEASEVGFRVMRSAQERNREVVSNADVTLACAASAAPTAATSAPAGSSWSSASSLSSTVSSSSGRASLDDDGGWVGHCGGVGPSFLRSSAAQPHQRAQEKPRSAAFVPAAVVSDAPAQRLLRSSVCPSPRANKCQHDDLAFDALDSVDTEVIRRSVAASQEDGSLLPLESDTSNTASDELVSTKDGLTPEGQRRCAGVAATASLVAMQSPHLLPTRHGFVVGDCVAFVCVRDVASFCHLGEVLAVARVAALATEMAELQWLLRLSETHLAAEEHTLVRRGSWLRAQRPSATATASTASSMRDHHSHTAGAAHPVQLGEMVLGDVRDSVPISILEGDVRAALTYAAAPSAPTQRLPAGEAAASAACVLGVKTIGLTARETGPEERSVSRQPRPRRPLDDAAAEVQVWRAHCFTTVAAYQSAAGPPHGGHWPHTDYPSCSSLPLLRVLCRYAYHAEARVLTGVSPDVFTSGAQMSAVDKRPRPPSQRISSRGGKQLESGERTTDTTPVHRSSYVRASLSRVCFSQPQLLLSSGTPLAHSKAAVASLTSAQVPSSPSVEPPATFAMAPRRESSEDGGEDTLLFPSSSASAGSSRGDHRDAPKRREVVTPPCATRSALPDLTPMSGEAPLQSPSEASSALPSPSASAQPPQHAADAESAPVIERPWRVSLARTPPPDFAVGSIRVQRSVQAAHRLANHSFISEKQVRWRRRGARWTSDKHNGGAVTDTAAAGAAKVEAAAASQLPFSNVIADADGDGDEEQPLGATVSIDSAVADADGGDTVAGIGGRGTTEVVVASAASSCVRSSSAAPLGSLITSSLTFSQLSSSSVEAVREVTTSQRGFLDFLQARRHLDEGAVRTTLLQHRGHLDCIVDGMTRCFAVTTCGRYGSFRSRWSGSDDSRVRVSAVTWPWTASTEVTPKDGALAPPRYETVASFPAPPASITGVARSAKAASATLRAASADHGPKHLTRSLVSRRTSVNHVPALSLSATQQPQHYLQCTLRALYVEVLLHRRPGEALVSTSEVLAVGLGQATTATNSTIAVRVLCVKAAMRSSGVSAAHPAAASSAWGSLPSTAGSTPALVGLTGAVQVVTVPDEAALLARVRDEILTYDPDILISWDGFKYGLGHLALRYRAVLQRNLASDLSRVLRHHSYHQLNADGVWRPAAAASASGGNGGADSGVAEPVYPSMSEEGLAEICRGAAEAGEVAAAKCRPLPPASDAASLFAIGDDSSGGSVYAQQPLQNAIAMAAHSSTLPSAAASASSAALLNDLDEDGESMDDSGADDAGAKGGVCGRRDSVLVRQTAELSGRRVIHWAHTGLRRNGQSPMLARPRAEVDLSAAASTSTPPAPAAAAADKYAKRFGASMHVVGRICMSLGKDLRKYIKMPSYSLPMVHVELLGQPLPYFTDSYLSELFLTPQCTDAPVGGERHTALRYLASRVAALHRIACKLHWFTKLLEFSRMYGVLTKEVISRGSQFRVEATFLRLAQPLGYAMLSPSLSQVHRQPRIECIPLVMQPKSDLYRHDPVVVLDFRSLYPSVIIAYNLCYSTCLGMVQPQSHGRLGVLPRFKQSDATLAELLSDDGAQHDGVVFTLNGAMFVPPSTRVGLLPQMMKAVLDARFEVQAALKHIAAPLEDMAMEQRLQEQQLALKMLANVTYGYTAASYTGRMPCVDLAEAIVSLGRQTLERAIALIHSTPAWRAEVVYGDTDSLFVRLSGRTKTDAFRIGQEIADAVTQSNPTPIRLQLEKVLLPCLLLVKKRYAGYMWSSPTQAAPTFLAKGIETVRRDQCPATALLVERLLRLLFDGASATALRRSYYAAVERLQSGAANPIQCIFRRGVRLGRYRDSGDAHLPLAARVALEQMEKDVTQTPYWGERLPYVVVRSTTAKKLADKVLHPERLLQIDDTHSLDATYYIVRHINSALDRLFYLVGISFAEWYGAMPRRRTAHAALLSLPIFMAAQQRQQQLQGVMSPDGCAASPFFSSATPSAALSPQSQQVRLEKLESLMKELHHPHSSPGLLSSLVGGGVSAAATTAAAAEVISDGDDQSGEVVQLSEVEDLTHSSIQEVIDVDQLATQRSCRPSSSLTDAVSPPLELFLKPGQTASRSGRRNQWRTVTLDSFYPRTLCVVCEKEAVSLADISRQQAVLMHVGVGGFDAAASGRLCPAFPCASATAAPPAPLPPPLLFPPICTRCWSEPLSLYLRVQQQCCSISQQMNALQGLCARCISSGGDAGDTAADEYKLAIADMEDMDDFCMSALMRRRAFPRHAYEGVDGSTPRHVLAAVELSAEGVPRGCVSVDCAIGFEKKWVAAQQTQWQSLQLFLKMAL from the coding sequence ATGTGTACTTGGGATGCTGCTGGACATCACAACAGGGATGCCACGACCGGGGCGGTAGCGCAGCACTGCGATACACCATCTTCATCTTCTCTACCTTCTTGTACTCTCCACGCGGCTACGAGTGCCCGCGGCGACGAGGGCCACCCGCTAAACTACACAGCCGGGAGCCTTCGTCGATCAACCCCTTGGTGTAAGCGCTACTCGCAACGCCGCGCCTGCCTTCATGTGCACGGGGTGTacccctcgctgctgctcccccaGTACGACCGCAACGTCTCTGCcgagcagctggcggcgcagctcgagGCCGTCGCGCTGCGCATTTTCGCGCGACAGGGCACCTTCGTGCCGGGCCAACAGCTGGTGCACAACATCCGCATTGTCCGCCGTTTCAACGTGTACGGCTACCggccccacgcacacgctttTTACGAGGTGGAGCTCATCGACCCCGACTTGCTGCCAAGGGTTGTGGGTGTGCTGCAGAACTCGACGGAGGTTGGtgggcggcagtggcagctgTACGATGCGCACCATGGATATCACATGCAGTTTATGGTGCGGTGGCGCGTGAACGGCGTGGCACCATTTCTCCTGCCAGTTGAACGGTGCCATGTGCGGCTGCCAACCGTTCTCGAGCTCTCGGAGAACCCGTCTATCCTGTCGGCGTCTCTTTACACGGCGGGTGGGCTGCAGGTtctgcggcgtcgctgcagtgATGATAGCGACGCCGCGAAGCGAGAGCTGAGggagaaggacgaggaggagcacaagGACTCGGGTGTCATGTCTGCGCAGCGGTCTCAGCTCCTCTTTcgccggcgctggcgacCTGATGAGTTGGATCGATTCACTACGGCTGAGGTGGAGCTGGACGTCGCTGGCGTCGATCTGCTTGACCACTCCTCCGCAttggaggaggtggctgacggtgcagcagcagcagctgtgaaGGGGCGACGAAGGACCGTGACAGCCGGCGACAACCTCAGCTACACACGCCGCATCATACGACACTACTTCAGGGAACATGGAATGCCGGACGCCTTGCGCGTTGCAGACACCATCGTGATGGAGCACCATCAGCGGGAGTGCGCACATTTAACGGCTGCCGTGTCACGGCAGCGAACTTCGCCATTGActgccacagctgcagccgcagccgtgCCGGGGTcaaaggaaggggaggagcggcagcagaggcgttgcagcagcgtgaTGCAGCTCCAGCGCGGCGATCCAACAGTGCGGTGGCTACGGCAGCGTATGCTAGCATACTTGGCGGAGAGGGCGGAGCTCAATTCCGAAGTCACTGCCGCGCGTgttgcttcttcttctcccaaAACAGAAAACGGTGGCGAAGCTTCCACCTCCATGCATCTCGCCAAGACCAATGCTACCGCGACTTGGGCgttgccgctctcctccactgccttTCGTGTTGGCAGCGCTGCAAAGCTGCAAGAGCAGCCTGCCATTCGTCAGTCGCTCCTTGCCGAGTACCGCCAACCTGGCGGTGCCACTACAGTGCCGAGTCGACAGGGCTACCGACGCGGGGCCACAGATGCGGTGACCACTCACGCGTACACAGACGCTCATATTGTCGTACGGTCGTCGTGTACGCACGTTCCCaatccagcagcagccgtcgcTGGCGGAGATGCACTGTACGTTGGCTTCAGCCCAGAGAGTCTGCAGCTTTCTGTATCTCAAGGGCACGCTCGGTtacagcagccacagccagcagcagcgccagggAATGCCGTGGCGCAGTctgtctcctcttcctcacatCTTTCCTTCTTCGACAAAATTTCGCCCACCACCTACGCCGATGTTGTGGCTGCGCCGACACAGGACTTGCTgatggcgctggcgcagccAAGCACACCCCCGGTACCGTCTCAGACGAGTGCAACTACCACctccgtcgcagcagcggccactACAACACCGCGAGGGAGCTCactgaaggaggaggaggcaagcGAGGTGGGCTTCAGGGTCATGCGGTCGGCGCAGGAGAGAAATCGTGAAGTGGTGAGCAACGCGGACGTGACTTTGGCGTGTGCAGCTTCTGCCGCGCCGACCGCTGCAACGTCGGCGCCTGCGGGCTCCTCGTGGTCGTCTGCgtcgtcgctctcctccactgtgTCCTCTTCCAGCGGAAGAGCCTCTCTGGATGACGACGGCGGCTGGGTGGGCCATTGCGGGGGCGTTGGCCCGTCCTTTCTTCGTTCCTCAGCGGCACAGCCCCATCAGAGAGCGCAGGAGAAGCCGCGCTCCGCGGCATTTGTCCCTGCTGCAGTTGTAAGCGatgcgccggcgcagcggctgctgcggtcatCTGTTTGCCCTTCTCCGAGAGCCAATAAATGTCAGCATGACGACTTGGCATTCGATGCTCTGGACAGCGTCGATACGGAGGTGATAAGGCGATCGGTCGCTGCCTCACAAGAAGATGGGTCACTTCTGCCACTAGAGAGCGACACCAGCAACACGGCATCGGATGAGCTGGTGAGTACGAAGGACGGCCTCACTCCAGAAGgccagcgtcgctgcgctggcgtcgctgcgactGCATCGCTGGTTGCTATGCAGTCGCCCCATCTCCTTCCCACGCGCCATGGCTTCGTGGTGGGGGACTGTGTAGCTTTCGTCTGCGTGCGCGACGTCGCGTCTTTCTGTCACCTCGGCGAGGTTCTGGCCGTGGCCCGTGTCGCGGCGTTGGCGACGGAGatggcagagctgcagtggctgctgcgcttgAGTGAGACGCACTTGGCTGCCGAGGAACATACGCTGGTACGCCGAGGTTCGTGGCTGCGAGCACAACGTCCGTCCGCCACCGCTACCGCTAGCACGGCGTCCTCGATGAGGGACCACCATAGCCACACTGCCGGAGCTGCACACCCCGTGCAGCTGGGGGAAATGGTGCTTGGCGACGTTCGCGATAGCGTTCCCATCTCGATTCTGGAGGGAGACGTACGAGCTGCTCTCACTTACGCGGCTGCTCCTTCCGCCCCAACGCAGCGACTTCCTGCGGGAGAAGCCGCAGCATCTGCGGCGTGTGTTCTGGGTGTGAAGACTATAGGCTTAACAGCGCGCGAGACAGGGCCTGAGGAGCGAAGCGTGTCGCGGCAACCAAGACCGCGTCGTCCTTTAGacgatgcggctgctgaggtgCAGGTTTGGAGGGCTCACTGCTTCACCACTGTGGCGGCGTATCAGAGCGCAGCAGGACCACCTCATGGCGGGCATTGGCCCCACACCGACTACcccagctgcagctcgctTCCTCTGCTACGAGTTCTTTGCCGCTACGCGTACCATGCCGAAGCGCGGGTGCTGACTGGCGTCTCCCCGGATGTGTTCACGTCAGGCGCGCAGATGTCCGCCGTTGATAAACGTCCTCGACCTCCCTCACAGCGCATCTCATCGCGTGGTGGAAAACAACTGGAGAGCGGCGAGAGGACGACTGATACCACCCCGGTGCACCGCTCGTCGTACGTACGCGCCTCATTATCTCGCGTGTGCTTTTCCCAGCCGCAGCTTCTGCTCTCTTCAGGTACCCCACTAGCGCACTCgaaagcggcggtggcgtcacTCACATCCGCACAGgtaccctcctccccctctgtgGAGCCACCTGCGACGTTCGCCATGGCGCCGAGGCGAGAGTCAAGTGAGGATGGAGGCGAGGACACGTTGTTGTTCCCCAGCAGCTCTGCTTCAGCTGGCAGCAGTCGAGGCGATCACAGAGATGCGCCTAAACGCCGAGAAGTGGTAACGCCGCCTTGCGCCACGCGTTCAGCACTACCGGACCTCACGCCGATGTCAGGGGAGGCACCTCTGCAGAGTCCCTCCGAGGCCTCCAGTGCACTTCCTTCACCCTCAGCTTCAGCACAACCGCCCCAACACGCCGCCGACGCAGAGTCGGCGCCCGTCATTGAACGCCCCTGGCGAGTCTCATTGGCgcggacgccgccgcccgaCTTTGCTGTTGGCAGTATTCGCGTTCAGCGCAGTGTACAGGCGGCCCATCGCCTCGCTAACCACTCATTCATCTCGGAGAAGCAAGTGCGATGGCGCCGACGTGGTGCCCGCTGGACAAGTGATAAACacaacggcggcgccgtgacagacaccgcggcagccggtgccgccaaggtggaggcagcagcagcgtcgcagctgcCGTTTTCCAACGTGATTGCTGACGCTGACGGCGACGGTGATGAGGAGCAGCCGCTTGGTGCAACAGTAAGCATTGACTCGGCGGTAGCTGATGCAGATGGCGGGGACACTGTAGCGGGTATAGGGGGTCGAGGTACAACGGAGGTCGTGGTGGCGTCGGCAGCTTCGTCttgcgtgcgcagcagctctgcggcACCGCTGGGGTCGCTCATAACCTCCTCTCTTACGTTCTCCCAGTTGTCCTCGTCATCGGTGGAAGCCGTTCGCGAGGTGACGACTTCGCAGCGCGGCTTCCTCGACTTCCTGCAGGCAAGGAGGCACCTTGATGAGGGAGCTGTGCGCACGACGTTGCTGCAGCATCGAGGCCACCTGGACTGCATTGTGGATGGCATGACACGCTGCTTTGCAGTGACCACATGTGGACGATACGGTTCGTTCCGCTCACGATGGAGCGGTAGTGATGActcgcgcgtgcgcgtcTCTGCTGTCACGTGGCCGTGGACGGCATCAACAGAGGTAACGCCGAAGGATGGGGCACTGGCTCCCCCTCGGTATGAGACGGTGGCGTCGTTCCCCGCCCCTCCAGCTAGCATCACCGGGGTGGCGCGTAGTGCGAAGGCTGCGTCAGCTACCTTGCGAGCAGCGTCCGCAGACCACGGCCCCAAGCACCTCACTCGCTCGCTGGTGAGCAGGCGCACGTCTGTCAACCACGTCCCcgctctgtctctctccgctacacagcagccgcagcactaCCTGCAGTGCACCTTGCGTGCGCTCTACGttgaggtgctgctgcaccgtcgcCCGGGAGAAGCGCTGGTTTCGACGAGTGAGGTACTCGCGGTGGGACTGGGACAAGCCACCACGGCCACCAACAGCACCATCGCTGTTCGGGTGCTCTGCGTGAAAGCTGCAATGCGTAGCTCCGGTGTTAGTGCGGCACAcccggctgctgcgtcatcTGCTTGGGGCTCGCTTCCGTCCACTGCTGGAAGTACACCAGCTCTCGTTGGACTCACTGGggcggtgcaggtggtgaCAGTGCCAGACGAGGCGGCGCTCctcgcgcgcgtgcgtgacgAGATCCTCACGTACGACCCCGACATCTTAATCTCTTGGGACGGCTTTAAGTACGGTCTTGGACACTTGGCGCTGCGCTACCGGGCGGTGCTTCAGCGCAACCTGGCCTCTGACTTGTCCCGCGTGCTGCGGCATCATAGCTATCATCAGCTCAATGCAGATGGCGTGTGGCGccctgcggctgccgcgtcAGCGTCGGGTGGGAACGGTGgcgccgacagcggcgtGGCCGAGCCCGTTTACCCTTCAATGTCGGAAGAAGGGTTAGCAGAGATCTGTCGAGGGGCCGCAGAGGCCGGCGAGGTTGCCGCAGCAAAGTGTCGCCCATTGCCACCCGCTTCCGACGcagcttctctcttcgcgattggcgacgacagcagcggcgggaGTGTGTATGCGCAACAGCCCCTACAAAATGCCATCGCGATGGCTGCGCACTCCTCGACATTACctagcgctgctgcttctgcatCCTCCGCTGCCCTGCTGAATGACTTGGATGAAGACGGCGAGAGCATGGATGATAGTGGCGCAGACGATGCGGGTGCCAAGGGTGGCGTGTGTGGCCGCAGAGACAGTGTCTTAGTGAGGCAGACTGCTGAGCTCAGCGGAAGACGCGTAATTCACTGGGCGCACACCGGCTTACGGCGGAATGGGCAGTCACCAATGCTGGCGCGGCCGCGTGCAGAAGTCGAcctcagcgccgcagcgtcaACATCgacgccgccagcgccagcagcggcggcggctgacaAGTACGCGAAGCGGTTTGGCGCCAGCATGCACGTGGTGGGGCGCATTTGCATGAGCCTCGGCAAGGACCTGCGCAAGTACATCAAGATGCCGAGCTACTCCCTCCCAATGGTGCACGTTGAGCTGCTGGGGCAACCATTGCCGTACTTTACAGACAGCTATCTCTCCGAGCTCTTCCTGACACCGCAGTGCACCGATGCCCCCGTCGGAGGCGAGCGGCATACAGCGCTGCGCTACCTCGCTTCACGCGTCGCCGCACTGCACCGAATCGCGTGCAAGCTGCACTGGTTCACGAAGTTGCTGGAGTTCTCGCGGATGTACGGTGTCCTAACCAAGGAGGTCATCTCCCGAGGCAGCCAGTTCCGCGTGGAGGCTACCTTTCTTCGCCTTGCTCAGCCTCTTGGGTACGCCATGTTGTCACCATCGCTGAGTCAGGTGCATCGCCAGCCCCGCATCGAGTGCATCCCGTTGGTGATGCAGCCCAAGTCAGACCTGTACCGCCATGACCCCGTGGTAGTGCTAGACTTCCGCAGCTTGTACCCGAGCGTCATCATCGCCTACAACCTCTGTTACTCCACGTGCCTCGGCATGGTGCAGCCACAGTCGCATGGGCGTCTCGGGGTGCTGCCGCGGTTCAAGCAAAGCGACGCTacgctggcggagctgctaTCCGATGACGGCGCTCAGCACGATGGTGTCGTCTTCACCCTCAACGGTGCTATGTTTGTCCCCCCCAGCACACGAGTCGGCTTGCTGCCGCAGATGATGAAGGCCGTGCTGGACGCGCGGTTCGAGGTACAAGCGGCGCTAAAGCACATTGCCGCGCCGTTAGAAGATATGGCAAtggagcagcgcctgcaggagcagcagctcgctcTAAAGATGCTAGCAAACGTGACCTATGGGTACACCGCAGCGTCGTACACGGGCCGCATGCCGTGTGTCGACTTGGCTGAGGCGATCGTGTCGCTGGGCCGGCAGACGCTGGAGCGCGCCATTGCTCTCATCCACAGCACTCCGGCATGGAGGGCCGAGGTGGTCTACGGCGACACGGACAGCTTGTTTGTGCGGCTTTCCGGCCGGACCAAGACGGACGCCTTTCGCATTGGTCAGGAGATAGCCGATGCCGTCACCCAGTCGAACCCGACGCCGATACGACTGCAGCtcgagaaggtgctgctgccgtgcttATTGCTCGTGAAGAAGCGGTACGCCGGGTACATGTGGAGCTCACCGACGCAAGCTGCCCCAACGTTCTTGGCGAAAGGGATTGAGACGGTGCGACGCGATCAGTGCCCCGCCACGGCGCTACTTGTAGAGCGacttctgcggctgctttTCGACGGCGCTAgtgcgacggcgctgcggcgatCGTACTACGCGGCGGTGGAACGGCTCCAGTCTGGGGCGGCAAACCCGATCCAGTGCATCTTCCGCCGTGGAGTGAGGTTGGGCCGGTACAGGGACTCGGGTGACGCACACCTACCGCTGGCCGCCCGCGTGGCCTTGGAGCAGATGGAGAAGGACGTCACACAGACGCCGTACTGGGGAGAGCGACTGCCgtacgtggtggtgcggtccaccaccgccaaaAAGCTCGCGGACAAGGTGCTTCATCCGGAGCGCCTTCTTCAGATTGACGACACCCACAGCCTGGACGCGACTTACTACATTGTGCGCCACATAAACAGCGCGCTAGACCGCCTGTTCTACCTTGTCGGCATCAGCTTTGCGGAGTGGTATGGGGCAATGCCTCGACGGCGCACCGCGCACGCGGCACTGCTAAGCTTGCCGATCTTCatggcagcgcagcagcgacagcagcagttgCAGGGCGTGATGTCACCTGATGGGTGTGCtgcttcccccttcttctcttccgctACCCCGAGCGCCGCTCTTAGCCCACAAAGCCAGCAAGTGCGCTTGGAGAAGCTCGAATCATTGATGAAGGAactccaccacccccacaGCAGCCCAGGCTTGTTGTCCTCTctcgtcggcggcggtgtttccgcagcggcgacgacggcagcagcagcggaggtgaTCAGCGACGGTGATGATCAGAGTggcgaggtggtgcagctAAGTGAGGTGGAGGACCTCACCCACTCCTCGATACAAGAGGTAATCGACGTAGACCAGTTggcgacgcagcgcagctgtcGCCCGTCGTCATCCTTGACGGACGCTGTGTCACCGCCACTCGAGCTCTTTCTGAAACCTGGCCAAACTGCCTCCCGCTCTGGGAGGCGGAATCAGTGGCGCACCGTCACTCTTGACAGCTTCTACCCGCGCACACTCTGTGTGGTCTGCGAAAAAGAGGCTGTCAGCCTGGCTGACATCTCTCGACAGCAGGCCGTGCTGATGCACGTCGGAGTGGGCGGATTCGACGCAGCCGCGAGCGGCAGACTTTGCCCTGCTTTTCCCTGTGCATcggccactgcagcaccccCAGCgcccctgcctccccccctcctcttcccaccCATCTGCACGCGATGCTGGAGCGAGCCGCTGTCGCTTTACCTCCGcgtacagcagcagtgctgttCTATTAGCCAGCAGATGAACGCGCTGCAAGGGCTCTGTGCGCGGTGCatcagcagtggcggtgacgcCGGCGATACCGCAGCAGACGAGTACAAGCTCGCCATCGCAGACATGGAGGATATGGATGACTTCTGCATGTCTGCGTTAATGCGGCGCCGTGCCTTTCCAAGGCACGCGTACGAGGGCGTCGATGGTAGTACGCCACGCCACGTGCTGGCTGCTGTGGAGCTGTCCGCCGAAGGTGTGCCACGTGGGTGCGTGTCGGTCGACTGCGCGATTGGATTTGAGAAGAAGTGGGTGGCGGCACAGCAGACGCAGTGGCAGTCCCTGCAACTGTTCCTGAAGATGGCTTTGTAA
- a CDS encoding acetyltransferase-like protein encodes MPPSFHSLLGDYEVPGEAKDVEELVGGHEDFSDLPVARREALLQSVRTLVKKAAGTTSANQLEHLRVKASRLHGFKDTARKSELTAAYRQLVREGAICESAVVEALLTRKKGRSHSGVLVVTVFMGPGEFSCPKDCHYCPNQPGIARSYLLKEPGVLRGFRNGWDPISQFYDRASALENNGHVVDKIELIILGGTFSFYPQRYSEEFMTASFYAANTYYDSAPLRPMRSLAEELTLNENARCRIIGITVETRPDYISAHELRRFRSLGVTRVQLGIQHLDDDILNIINRDCPTAKTVVAIQRLLDAGFKVDAHWMPDLPGSSFEKDMELFETLFSAENESFQVDQWKVYPTATVPFTKISEWYEQGQYKPYAELDNGAYMVKLLVYIMANCPYRIRLNRIIRDIPTTYIKGGEKRCNLRQVIEAEMRTQHIRCKDIRERECKGNPIDRANTHLFIDEFRASEGTEFYLSVENKDRTQLYGHLRLRLRDDAAREESNILPVLRGCALIRELHTYGKLIAVSQQNTGHETQHVGVGTQLMREAERIAKERGYRRMAVIAGVGVRRYYAKLGYWLEDTYMVKILDDQTSAITEEQVVQDDDNENSVYSGFLSTIKSLFGLQ; translated from the coding sequence ATGCCGCCGTCCTTCCACTCGCTTCTCGGAGACTACGAGGTGCCAGGAGAGGCGAAGGATGTGGAAGAGCTCGTTGGTGGTCACGAGGACTTCAGCGACCTCCCCGTGGCCCGCCGCGAGGCCCTCCTGCAGTCCGTACGTACGCTAGTAAAGAAGGCGGCCGGGACCACCTCAGCGAATCAGCTCGAGCACCTGCGAGTGAAGGCGTCACGCCTGCACGGCTTCAAAGACACGGCGCGCAAGTCAGAGCTAACGGCGGCCTACAGGCAGCTCGTCCGCGAGGGAGCCATTTGCGAGAGCGCCGTtgtcgaggcgctgctcacgCGCAAAAAGGGGCGGTCACACAGCGGGGTGCTCGTGGTGACCGTGTTCATGGGCCCTGGCGAGTTCAGCTGCCCCAAGGATTGCCACTACTGCCCCAACCAACCGGGTATCGCACGCAGCTACCTGCTGAAGGAGCCGggcgtgctgcgcggctTCCGCAACGGCTGGGATCCCATCAGCCAGTTCTACGACCGCGCCAGCGCACTGGAGAACAACGGTCACGTCGTGGACAAGATCGAGCTCATCATCCTTGGCGGAACCTTTTCTTTCTACCCCCAGCGCTACTCCGAGGAGTTTATGACGGCATCCTTCTACGCCGCTAACACGTACTACGAttcagcgccgctgcgcccgATGCGCAGCTTGGCGGAGGAGCTGACGCTGAACGAGAACGCGCGATGCCGCATCATCGGCATCACAGTGGAGACGCGGCCCGACTACATCAGCGCACACGAGCTGCGCCGTTTCCGCTCTCTCGGTGTAACACGCGTGCAACTCGGCATCCAGCACCTTGATGATGACATTCTGAACATCATCAATCGCGACTGCCCTACGGCGAAGACCGTTGTTGCGATTCAGCGGCTCCTGGACGCTGGGTTCAAGGTGGACGCTCACTGGATGCCTGACCTGCCAGGGAGCAGCTTCGAGAAGGACATGGAGCTCTTCGAGACGCTCTTCTCTGCTGAAAATGAGTCGTTTCAGGTCGATCAATGGAAGGTGTACCCGACCGCCACGGTACCCTTCACCAAAATCAGTGAGTGGTACGAGCAGGGGCAGTACAAGCCCTATGCGGAGCTGGACAACGGTGCCTACATGGTGAAGTTACTGGTCTACATCATGGCGAACTGTCCGTACCGCATCCGCCTGAACCGTATTATCCGAGATATCCCGACAACGTACATCAAGGGCGGAGAGAAGCGGTGCAACCTGCGCCAGGTGATCGAGGCAGAGATGCGCACACAACACATCCGATGCAAGGACATCCGCGAGCGCGAATGCAAGGGCAACCCGATCGACCGGGCCAACACGCACCTTTTCATCGACGAGTTCCGCGCCAGCGAGGGGACGGAGTTCTACCTCTCCGTGGAGAACAAAGATCGCACGCAGCTGTACGGGCATCTTCGCCTGCGACTACGTGACGACGCTGCGAGGGAGGAGAGCAACATCCTGCCGGTGCTCCGTGGCTGTGCTCTCATTCGCGAGCTGCACACGTATGGCAAGCTCATCGCTGTCAGTCAGCAGAATACTGGGCACGAGACACAGCACGTTGGCGTCGGGACGCAGCTCATGCGGGAGGCCGAGCGCATCGCCAAGGAGCGTGGCTACCGTCGCATGGCCGTGATTGCCGGCGTTGGGGTACGCCGCTACTACGCGAAACTTGGTTATTGGCTCGAGGACACGTACATGGTGAAGATACTTGATGATCAGACGAGTGCCATCACGGAGGAGCAGGTAGTGCaggacgacgacaacgagaACTCGGTGTACAGCGGTTTTCTGAGCACCATCAAGTCTCTCTTTGGGCTCCAGTAG